The genomic DNA ACCGTGCTCATCGCTTCGTTGGTCTGCTGGGTGAACAGCGCCACCAGCTGGTTGCGGATCAGCGGGTCGTTGGCTTTGACGGCGGCGGCGGCTTCAGGCCCGGTCACACGCAGGGCGATGTCGGCCTTGAACACCTTCAGCTTGGCCGTACCGTCCAGGCCGTAGTTGCCCACGAACGGCGGGGTCAGGCTGATATAGCTGACCTTCGGCGCCTCGCCTTCTTTGGCTTCCTCGGCCTGGGCTGCCATCGGCAAGGTCAGGGCCAGCATCAACAGGATCCACGCTTTCACAGTTCATTCCTCGAATTCGGTTGCCGGGTAGCATAACGCTAGCAAGGCTGAGCACAAGCTTATGGCGGCTTATCAGGCCCGGGCATGCTCGTTGACCCACGGGCCTGCCCTCCTACACTTATCGGCCACGATGCCAAAAGGAATAGTCCGATGAAAGCTGTGCTGTGCAAAGCCTTCGGCCCCGCCGAAACCCTGGTGCTGGAAGAGATCGAAAGCCCTGCGATCAAGAAGAACGAAATCCTGCTGGACGTGCACGCCGCCGGGGTCAATTTCCCGGACACCCTGATCATCGAGGGCAAATACCAGTTCAAGCCGCCCTTCCCGTTTTCGCCGGGTGGCGAAGCGGCGGGTGTGGTCAGTGAGGTCGGTGAAAAGGTCAGCCACTTGAAGGTGGGCGACCGCGTGATGGCGCTGACCGGCTGGGGCAGCTTTGCCGAGCAGGTCGCGGTGCCGGGCTACAACGTGCTGCCGATTCCGCCGAGCATGGACTTCAACACCGCCGCCGCCTTCAGCATGACCTACGGCACGTCGATGCACGCGCTGAAACAACGCGCCCACCTGCAACCCGGCGAAACCCTGCTGGTACTCGGCGCCTCCGGTGGCGTGGGCCTGGCCGCCGTGGAAATCGGCAAAGCCATGGGCGCCAGGGTGATTGCCGCCGCCAGTAGCGCCGACAAACTCGCCGTAGCCAAGGCGGCCGGGGCCGACGAGCTGATCAATTACAGCGAGGCCAACCTCAAGGATGAAATCAAGCGCCTGACCGACGGCAACGGCGTGGATGTGATCTACGACCCGGTGGGCGGCGACCTGTTTGACCAGGCCGTGCGCTCCATCGCCTGGAACGGCCGCCTGTTGGTGGTGGGGTTCGCCAGCGGGCGCATCCCCGAGTTGCCGGTCAACCTGGCGCTGCTCAAGGGCGCGTCCGTGGTCGGTGTGTTCTGGGGCTCGTTTGCCCAGCGCCAGCCGCAGGATAATGCGGCGAACTTCCAGCAACTGTTTACCTGGTATGCCGAGGGCAAGTTAAAGCCGCTGGTGTCGCAGGTGTATGCGCTGGAGCAGGCCGCTCAGGCGATCAATGACCTGGGGCAGCGCAAGGCTGTGGGCAAGGTCGTGGTCCAGACCCGGTAATTGACTTGAAAGGCACCCCATGTGGGAGCTGGCTTGCCTGCGATAGCAGTCTTTCAGTTACAGAAGTGTTAGCTGACAGACAGTCATCGCAGGCAAGCCAGCTCCCACATTTGTCTCCAGTGGTCTCAAGATCCAGCTACGACCAGCACGTGTCTATTCGCGACATGTTCATAAAAGAACATGCAATTGCTCTCATTTCCTGTGTTTGCAGATAAGAGGCGATGCTATTTTCGGTAACGAAACTGTAACATTCGCATCCGCAGTCAAAACAAGAAATTTGGAGCTCTTGAATGTTTGCTTTCTTTCGACCTGCCGCACACCAGGCACGCCTGCCTGAAGAAAAAATAGACAGTACCTACCGACGACTGCGCTGGCAGATCTTCGCCGGTATTTTCTTCGGTTATGCCGGGTATTACCTGCTGCGCAAAAACTTCTCCCTGGCCATGCCCTACCTGATCGACGAGGGTTACACCCGTGGCGAACTGGGCCTGGCGATGTCGGCGATTGCGATTGCCTACGGCCTGTCCAAGTTTTTGATGGGCCTGGTGTCCGACCGCTCCAACCCACGCTACTTCCTGACCTTCGGCCTGCTGGTATCGGCCGGGGTGATGTTCATTTTCGGTTTCGCACCTTGGGCCACGTCCAGCGTGACCATGATGTTCATTTTGCTGTTCATCAACGGCTGGGCCCAGGGCATGGGCTGGCCGCCAAGCGGGCGGACCATGGTGCACTGGTGGTCGCAGAAAGAACGCGGCGGCGTGGTGTCGGTGTGGAACGTGGCGCACAACGTCGGCGGCGGCCTGATCGGCCCGCTGTTCCTGCTGGGCATGGCCTGGTTCAACGACTGGCACGCGGCATTCTACGTGCCGGCGACCGTGGCCTTGCTGGTGGCGGCGTTTGCCTTCATCACCATGCGCGACACCCCGCAATCGGTGGGCCTGCCGCCGATCGAGGAATACAAAAACGATTACCCGGAAGGCTACAACGCCAGCCACGAAGAAGAATTCAGCGCCAAGGAAATCTTCGTCAAGTACGTGCTGCGCAACAAAATGCTGTGGTACATCGCCTTCGCCAACGTATTTGTCTATCTGCTGCGCTATGGCGTGCTGGACTGGGCGCCGACCTACCTGAAAGAAGCCAAGCACTTCAACGTGGATAAAACCTCGTGGGCGTACTTCTTCTATGAGTGGGCGGGCATTCCGGGCACGCTGCTGTGCGGCTGGATGTCGGACAAGATCTTCCGTGGCAACCGTGGCCTGACCGGCGTGGTGTTCATGGCACTGGTAACCGTGGCGACCCTGGTTTACTGGCTCAACCCGCCGGGCAACCCGATGATCGACATGATCGCGCTGTTCTCCATCGGCTTCCTGATCTACGGCCCGGTGATGCTGATCGGCCTGCAGGCGTTGGAACTGGCGCCGAAGAAAGCCGCCGGCACTGCTGCGGGTTTCACCGGTTTGTTCGGCTACCTGGGTGGTTCGGTCGCGGCCAGTGCGGCGATGGGCTACACCGTGGACCATTTTGGCTGGGATGGTGGTTTCGTACTGCTGGTCGGTGCGTGCCTGTTGGCGATTGCCTTCCTGCTGCCGACACTGCGACACACCAACAGCATCAGCGCGGCGCGTTAATCGCCGCCTGAACAGCCCTTGGCACAACGCTTGAGCCGCGCCTCCAGGTTTTTATCCGGCATGGCGTGGCTACGCAGGGCGTTGACGGTCTGCTCGACATAATCGCGAGTCGTGCCGTAACGCCCGCAAGCACTTTCCAGGACATGATTGAGCACGATGTCGGGCAAGTTGCCTGCATACGTCGGTAGATGCCGCTCCAGTACAAACCCCAGCGCCTGCACCTGGCTGCCATCTTCAAGACGGCAGTTGAGCCAGTGCGGCCGGTAGGAAGGGTATGGCATCTCGCGCTGCCATAAGGCGTAGAGCGAAGCTTCGAGCTGATCGTCCGGCAGGCGGTAGGCAAACCCGCTGCACGAGCCGCCCCGATCCAGCCCGAACACCAACCCCGGCGACTCCGGCGTACCGCGATGCTCCTGCGACCACAAATACAGCCCCCGGTGATAACCGTGGACCCGTGCCCGTACGCGCTCGGTCGAGGAACATTCAGGGCGCCAGATCAGCGAACCATAAGCGAAAAGCCAGACCGGCCCACCCTTATGCCGGGCCATGGTGGCCTGCATTGAGCTCATCAACTGTTCGTGAGTGAGTTGCGGCCCAAGATCGAGCCGCGGAGGGTAAGCCAATTGCATAAGATCAGATTCAATAACGGCCATGGCGAATCGCTTAGGTCTCCTGCGTACTACCAGTTATAGGCAACTTTACCGTAATAGAACGCGCCGCTGTAACCGTACGGCGAAAAAGTGCTATAGGCGAGGTTGCCGCCGCTGCTGGCGAACGCGTTGACCTTCTCCGGGTACTTGTCAGTGATGTTGTCGCCGCCCAAGGTGAAGGTCCAGTTCTTCAACTTATAGTCCGCCGACAGATCAAGGATCCAGGTCGCGTTGAAGGTCTGATCGTTGGCCTTGTCCGTCTGGTAACTGGTGAACTCACCGTAGCGCACCAGGTTGCTGTGCAGCGCCCAGTTGCCGTAGGTGAAATCGTTACCCAGCGTCAGCTTGTGCTGAGGTGTGGTGTCGCCCAGCAAACCGATCTGCTCGCGGCGGTCCACCCGCAACAGGTTGGCGCCCAGGCTGCCGAGAATGGCCGGGTTGGGCTTCACGTCCGTCACTTTGGTGTGGTTGTAGTTGTAGCCCACGGTGCTGTTCCAGCGGATACCGTTATCGAACTGGTAGCGATAGTTGGCCACCAGGTCGACGCCGTCGGTGCTGGTGTCGGTGGCGTTGGTGAAGTAGCGGGCGCTGGTGTAATTGATGTTGCCGACGCCGTTGGCCTGCAGGTAAGCGATGGTCGCCGGGTTGAGGTTGAGGTTGGACGACAGGCTGATGCGGTCGCGAATGTCGATGCGGTACACATCGAGCGTCAAGGTCAGGTCATCCGCCGGCTCCAGCACCAGGCCGAGGCTGTAGTTGCGCGACTTCTCGGCTTTCAGGTCTTCGGCACCCAGCAGGCGCGCCACCTGGCTGTTGGCCGGGAAGGTACCGGCTTCCTGAATGGTGCTGCCGATCAACTGCGACGAGGTGTAGGCAAAGTTCTGTTGGGCCAGGGACGGCGCGCGGAAACCGTTGGAAATGCTGCCGCGCAAGGCCACTTGCGGGGTGAAGTCGTAGCGGGCCGAGAGCGAGCCGCTGACGTTGGAGCCGAAATCACTGTAGTCCTCATGACGCACAGCAGCCGAGGCGCTGAGCTTTTCGGTGAAATTGGTTTCCAGGTCCAGGTACTGGGCCCAGTTGTGCCGCGAGCTGCTGCCGGCGTCGGCATCCCGGAAGCCGCCAAGGCCCGAGCTGCCGGTCTGGTAGTAGGACGCCGGGTCACCCGCCTCGATTTCATAGCCCTGATGCAGGTATTCGCCACCGAAGGCCACCGACACCGGATACGGCAGGAAGCCCACATCGAATTCGCGGGACAGATCCAGGCTGACCTGTTTCTGGTCATTGCTCAGCGTACCGTTGTTGAATTTGCGCGGTGTCGCCAGGCCCAGGGATGTGTTGATGGTTTCGGTGCTCAACTCGTACTGGTTCTTGCCGTAGTTGGCCGACAGGTCGTAGTGCCAGTCGTAGGCCAGCAAGCCGCGCAAGCCCACCACCAGCGAGGTGTCTTCAAGGTTGCCCTTGATCAGCGGCAGGTAACCGTTGGGGTTGAGCGCCGGGATGTTGTTGGACGCATTGCTCGCGCGGTAAAACGCTGCGGTTTCGCCACGCCGTTTGCTGTAGCCGCCGAAGGAGTAGAACTCGGCCGCATCGTTGAAGGAATATTCGGAGTTGAACTGGAATTTTCCTTCATTCGTCGCCGGCTCGCCCTGACGGAACACACGCTGGCCGTACGTAGTGGAACCTACGCTGGCCGGTCGGAAATCGTCCCCGGCGCGGTTGGTGTAATCGTTGTCGGCGCCTTCGCCGGAAACGTTGATAAAGCCGTTGTCGCCCAACGCAAAGCCGGTGTTGCCGCTGACATTACGCTGAATGCCGTCGCCCTTTTTGTACTCGCCGAACTTGCTGGAGACCGAGCCGCCGTGGTCGTCGTGCTTGAGGATTACGTTGATCACCCCGGCAATCGCGTCGGAGCCGTAACGGGCGGACGCGCCATCACGCAGCACTTCGATATGGTCCACCGCCGACAGCGGGATCGCGTTCAAATCCGCCGGAGCCGAACCCCGGCCCACGGCGCCGCCCAGGTTGACGAATGCACTGGTGTGGCGGCGCTTGCCGTTAACCAGCACCAGCACCTGATCCGGCGACAAGCCGCGCAGCTGCGCAGGCCGCACCAGCTCGGCGCCGTCCACCAGGCTTGGGCGCGGGAAGTTGATCGACGGAATCAGGCGTGCCAACACGGCCCCCAGCTCATCGGAGCCCGTGCTGCGCAAGGTGTCGCCGGAAATCACATCGATGGGCGACAGCGAAGCACTGGCGGTGCGCTCCTGGGCGCGGGTGCCGGTGACGATCACGGTGTCGAGTTTTGGTGCATCGGCGGTGGCCGCTTCGGCAGCCGATGCCTGGTTGAAGCCCGCGGCGGTCAGCAAATTCGCCGACAAAATCGCCGAGTACAGCGCGTGTTTCTTGTAGCTCCCCATACCGCTCCCCTGTGAATCAAAAATCAGAACGTCAGTGCTCTGAGTTCATACGATCGATCCGGCTGGCGGGCGGTAGCGGTCAGTTATTGGTGATTGGAAGAATTCGGTAGTCCGTTGAGATATAGCTTAAAGATATTTATGTAACAAATTAAATACCTTTAAGGAATATGCGAATGCATAAGCCCGGCGGCCCGCCCATCAGGATTGCACCCTGCAATCCCGGTACTTTCAGCGCCGGTTCAGCTTGGGCGCGCGCCGATCCGTCAAAATAGCGCGCACATCACGACCCCATTAGCCGCCCTTCAAACCGACTACCGAGGTCGCACCCATGAAAAAGTTTCGATTGCCCGGCCTGTTGTTGCTGGCCCAGGCCACCACCGCACTGGCTGCCGAAGTACCGCCCGCCAATGACGACAAGGGCTTCTGGTACGCGCAAACCAACGTGTACACCCGGCACTTTTCGCCGGACCCCAAGCACAACAATCATCAGGATTTGATCAATCTGGAGCGCAACGAAGCGTCAGGCTTTGTGTATGGCGGCGCGACATTTCGCAACTCGTTCAGCCAGCGCTCGTACTACGCCTACGCGGGCAAGCGCTATGACATGGCTGACTATCCGGTGTATCTGAAGCTGACAGGCGGGGCGATTCAGGGATATCGCGGCAAATACCGCGACAAAATTCCATTGAACCGATTCGGCGTTGCGCCGGTGATTATTCCTTCCGTGGGCACGCATTACGGACCGGTGGCGGCGGAGGTGGTGTTGCTGGGGTTCAATGCGGCGATGATCACGACCGGCGTGCGGTTCTAAAAGCACACACCAATCCTTGTGAGAGCTGGCTTGCCTGCGATTGCGGCGGGTCAGTGCAATGTGTGCAAGCTGACACACCGCTATCGCAGGCAAGCCAGCTCCCACAGGTTAATCAGTGTTTCTGTGGTCGGCTTCAGGGCCGAGGGGCATAGGCAAACACATCCGCGCGCATCTGGTGCGCATCCATGCCGGCTTCGACCAGCGCATCCAGCGTGCCGTAGATCATTGCCGGTGAGCCGCTGGCATAGACGTGCACGGCCTTGAGGTCGCTGATGTCTTCGCACACCGCTTCGTGCAACAGCCCGCAGCGCCCTTCCCAACCGCACAAGTCGCTGACGACTTTGTGCAAGTACAGGTTGGGCAGTTGCTGCCACTGGTCCCAGTGTTCGATCTCATAGAAATCTTCCGGG from Pseudomonas tolaasii NCPPB 2192 includes the following:
- a CDS encoding flagellar basal body-associated protein FliL; this encodes MKAWILLMLALTLPMAAQAEEAKEGEAPKVSYISLTPPFVGNYGLDGTAKLKVFKADIALRVTGPEAAAAVKANDPLIRNQLVALFTQQTNEAMSTVEGKEKLRQEALKQTQQVMNDETGKPVVEDLLFNNLIIQ
- a CDS encoding NADPH:quinone oxidoreductase family protein, giving the protein MKAVLCKAFGPAETLVLEEIESPAIKKNEILLDVHAAGVNFPDTLIIEGKYQFKPPFPFSPGGEAAGVVSEVGEKVSHLKVGDRVMALTGWGSFAEQVAVPGYNVLPIPPSMDFNTAAAFSMTYGTSMHALKQRAHLQPGETLLVLGASGGVGLAAVEIGKAMGARVIAAASSADKLAVAKAAGADELINYSEANLKDEIKRLTDGNGVDVIYDPVGGDLFDQAVRSIAWNGRLLVVGFASGRIPELPVNLALLKGASVVGVFWGSFAQRQPQDNAANFQQLFTWYAEGKLKPLVSQVYALEQAAQAINDLGQRKAVGKVVVQTR
- the glpT gene encoding glycerol-3-phosphate transporter codes for the protein MFAFFRPAAHQARLPEEKIDSTYRRLRWQIFAGIFFGYAGYYLLRKNFSLAMPYLIDEGYTRGELGLAMSAIAIAYGLSKFLMGLVSDRSNPRYFLTFGLLVSAGVMFIFGFAPWATSSVTMMFILLFINGWAQGMGWPPSGRTMVHWWSQKERGGVVSVWNVAHNVGGGLIGPLFLLGMAWFNDWHAAFYVPATVALLVAAFAFITMRDTPQSVGLPPIEEYKNDYPEGYNASHEEEFSAKEIFVKYVLRNKMLWYIAFANVFVYLLRYGVLDWAPTYLKEAKHFNVDKTSWAYFFYEWAGIPGTLLCGWMSDKIFRGNRGLTGVVFMALVTVATLVYWLNPPGNPMIDMIALFSIGFLIYGPVMLIGLQALELAPKKAAGTAAGFTGLFGYLGGSVAASAAMGYTVDHFGWDGGFVLLVGACLLAIAFLLPTLRHTNSISAAR
- a CDS encoding gamma-glutamylcyclotransferase, which produces MAVIESDLMQLAYPPRLDLGPQLTHEQLMSSMQATMARHKGGPVWLFAYGSLIWRPECSSTERVRARVHGYHRGLYLWSQEHRGTPESPGLVFGLDRGGSCSGFAYRLPDDQLEASLYALWQREMPYPSYRPHWLNCRLEDGSQVQALGFVLERHLPTYAGNLPDIVLNHVLESACGRYGTTRDYVEQTVNALRSHAMPDKNLEARLKRCAKGCSGGD
- a CDS encoding TonB-dependent receptor plug domain-containing protein: MGSYKKHALYSAILSANLLTAAGFNQASAAEAATADAPKLDTVIVTGTRAQERTASASLSPIDVISGDTLRSTGSDELGAVLARLIPSINFPRPSLVDGAELVRPAQLRGLSPDQVLVLVNGKRRHTSAFVNLGGAVGRGSAPADLNAIPLSAVDHIEVLRDGASARYGSDAIAGVINVILKHDDHGGSVSSKFGEYKKGDGIQRNVSGNTGFALGDNGFINVSGEGADNDYTNRAGDDFRPASVGSTTYGQRVFRQGEPATNEGKFQFNSEYSFNDAAEFYSFGGYSKRRGETAAFYRASNASNNIPALNPNGYLPLIKGNLEDTSLVVGLRGLLAYDWHYDLSANYGKNQYELSTETINTSLGLATPRKFNNGTLSNDQKQVSLDLSREFDVGFLPYPVSVAFGGEYLHQGYEIEAGDPASYYQTGSSGLGGFRDADAGSSSRHNWAQYLDLETNFTEKLSASAAVRHEDYSDFGSNVSGSLSARYDFTPQVALRGSISNGFRAPSLAQQNFAYTSSQLIGSTIQEAGTFPANSQVARLLGAEDLKAEKSRNYSLGLVLEPADDLTLTLDVYRIDIRDRISLSSNLNLNPATIAYLQANGVGNINYTSARYFTNATDTSTDGVDLVANYRYQFDNGIRWNSTVGYNYNHTKVTDVKPNPAILGSLGANLLRVDRREQIGLLGDTTPQHKLTLGNDFTYGNWALHSNLVRYGEFTSYQTDKANDQTFNATWILDLSADYKLKNWTFTLGGDNITDKYPEKVNAFASSGGNLAYSTFSPYGYSGAFYYGKVAYNW